The Solanum pennellii chromosome 11, SPENNV200 genome contains a region encoding:
- the LOC107003962 gene encoding eukaryotic translation initiation factor 3 subunit M-like isoform X1 — MRLLTLVDLGKTKPGQIPYSMIEDTLKIDDIEVESWAVKAISAKLLICKIDQMNQVITTMYIVCIWDKSAAIASSKACDLERKYC, encoded by the exons ATGCGATTATTAACCTTGGTAGATCTTGGCAAGACAAAACCTGGTCAAATTCCATATTCCATGATCGAAGACACATTGAAG ATTGATGATATTGAGGTGGAATCGTGGGCTGTTAAGGCAATTTCAGCTAAGTTACTCATCTGCAAGATAGATCAAATGAACCAAGTAATAACT ACGATGTACATAGTGTGTATTTGGGATAAATCAGCGGCAATTGCTTCGAGCAAAGCTTGTGACCTGGAGA GAAAATATTGCTGA
- the LOC107003962 gene encoding eukaryotic translation initiation factor 3 subunit M-like isoform X2 yields MRLLTLVDLGKTKPGQIPYSMIEDTLKIDDIEVESWAVKAISAKLLICKIDQMNQTMYIVCIWDKSAAIASSKACDLERKYC; encoded by the exons ATGCGATTATTAACCTTGGTAGATCTTGGCAAGACAAAACCTGGTCAAATTCCATATTCCATGATCGAAGACACATTGAAG ATTGATGATATTGAGGTGGAATCGTGGGCTGTTAAGGCAATTTCAGCTAAGTTACTCATCTGCAAGATAGATCAAATGAACCAA ACGATGTACATAGTGTGTATTTGGGATAAATCAGCGGCAATTGCTTCGAGCAAAGCTTGTGACCTGGAGA GAAAATATTGCTGA